In Aedes albopictus strain Foshan chromosome 3, AalbF5, whole genome shotgun sequence, the following are encoded in one genomic region:
- the LOC109426944 gene encoding titin-like — protein sequence MEKYVTVVSVDDQQQEHPKQPSTDVKGSKEVLNGGVEAISNGSDSAAAVDSQFVTVLSINHGGAAALEGASEPELVLVYRLPGERLGFGLKFQGGTKNNEKIQRLFIQSCAENSPASRVQASWGFLREGDEILEIDGVSVTRMTRIECVKCLKESNLAIKLLVRNGEGKVQNFFDENGDVPEKKSVPPPPPPVPPRKLNKRKVVEQHAVEPPAKQVVEIVHPPDAEVYSNLFSDDISDLISESDDTASTISTVIDKNSICSSLSSEDYTISSNPSSLELAKALKPFTLLEQEFNLEDKLETNLFTFQPSAVNIVQVEVGPPSSNNEYENVSIAKVDENKNYENVVIQASDHHPQNYENVTIQEVVDVHPYENVVIPTSDDQPESTVYENIDLKPPPRPAPRQGALVEPKRRAAPLPTEIIPPPRQKSPKFPPQLPHEFNTIQSWLQEATEVIHECALAPHAESPKDDKRTGSNESLPRLIDFHPKVSSPFKPVSSSPQPSTIITVDDAVRADDDGHLDPEPEPTTVVIKKCIKISTSNDDQGQLESYIESSSSDSDEDEEKSYEPHAFRHTQQQQQRYYDAMEHHQQLYEDEHEEEERRSCDGSGGGGGAFDTYSDEDGEKLGPPEIVAGGPSEAYFNFHWSTTLLPPIGEVEEEFSSLENQQSG from the coding sequence ATGGAGAAGTATGTAACCGTCGTATCGGTTGACGATCAGCAACAAGAGCATCCAAAGCAGCCATCGACAGATGTAAAAGGCAGCAAGGAAGTGTTAAATGGGGGTGTGGAAGCCATCAGCAACGGAAGCGACTCGGCGGCTGCGGTCGATTCACAGTTTGTCACAGTGCTGTCGATCAACCATGGCGGCGCTGCTGCGCTGGAGGGAGCTAGCGAACCAGAACTGGTACTGGTCTACCGATTACCCGGGGAAAGGCTTGGTTTCGGGCTCAAGTTTCAGGGTGGCACGAAAAACAACGAGAAAATCCAGCGGCTGTTCATCCAGTCGTGTGCTGAAAATAGTCCCGCCTCAAGGGTGCAGGCCAGCTGGGGCTTCCTCAGAGAGGGAGATGAGATTTTGGAGATCGATGGAGTGAGTGTGACGCGGATGACGAGGATCGAGTGCGTTAAGTGCTTGAAGGAAAGCAATTTGGCCATAAAGCTGTTGGTGAGGAATGGGGAAGGAAAAGTACAAAACTTCTTCGATGAGAATGGGGATGTTCCAGAGAAGAAAAGTGTGCCACCTCCACCGCCTCCGGTACCGCCGAGGAAATTGAACAAACGGAAGGTGGTGGAACAGCATGCTGTTGAACCTCCAGCAAAGCAGGTCGTCGAGATCGTGCATCCTCCGGATGCGGAAGTTTACTCAAACCTGTTCTCCGACGACATCAGCGATCTGATCAGCGAATCGGATGACACTGCCAGTACAATTTCTACAGTCATAGATAAAAACTCGATATGCTCAAGTCTTTCTTCGGAGGACTACACGATTTCGTCAAACCCAAGCAGTTTGGAGTTGGCGAAGGCTTTAAAGCCGTTCACGCTTCTTGAACAGGAGTTCAACCTTGAGGACAAACTTGAAACTAACTTGTTCACGTTTCAACCATCAGCAGTCAATATAGTTCAGGTTGAAGTGGGGCCACCCTCTTCCAATAATGAATACGAAAACGTCTCCATAGCAAAGGTAGACGAGAACAAGAACTACGAAAACGTCGTAATTCAGGCCAGTGATCATCACCCTCAAAACTACGAAAACGTTACAATACAGGAAGTCGTAGACGTCCATCCTTACGAGAACGTAGTCATTCCCACTTCAGATGACCAACCAGAATCAACCGTGTACGAAAACATAGACCTGAAACCGCCCCCACGCCCGGCACCTCGCCAAGGCGCTCTGGTAGAACCTAAAAGACGAGCTGCCCCACTCCCAACCGAAATCATCCCACCCCCTCGTCAGAAATCCCCCAAATTCCCACCGCAGCTCCCGCACGAGTTCAACACCATTCAAAGCTGGCTCCAGGAAGCCACCGAAGTCATCCACGAGTGCGCCCTTGCCCCCCACGCCGAGTCACCCAAAGACGACAAACGCACCGGAAGCAACGAGAGCCTTCCCCGGCTGATCGATTTCCACCCGAAAGTTTCTAGTCCTTTCAAGCCAGTCAGCAGTTCACCGCAACCCTCGACGATAATCACCGTGGACGACGCCGTCCGAGCCGATGACGACGGCCATCTCGACCCAGAACCTGAACCGACGACGGTAGtaatcaaaaagtgcatcaaaattaGCACCAGCAACGACGATCAAGGTCAGCTCGAAAGCTACATCGAATCGTCGTCGTCCGACAGCGACGAAGACGAGGAGAAAAGCTACGAACCGCACGCTTTCCGCCAcacgcagcagcaacagcagcggtATTACGATGCGATGGAGCACCATCAGCAGCTGTACGAGGACGAACACGAGGAAGAAGAAAGAAGGTCTTGCGATGGAAGCGGCGGCGGCGGGGGTGCTTTTGATACCTACAGTGATGAGGATGGGGAAAAGCTCGGCCCACCGGAGATTGTGGCCGGTGGGCCATCGGAGGCGTACTTCAATTTTCACTGGAGTACCACGCTGCTGCCCCCGATCGGGGAGGTGGAGGAGGAGTTTTCATCGCTGGAAAATCAGCAAAGCGGGTGA